ATAATGAATAAACTATTGCCGCTTCAATTCTCTGCGGTGAGTCCGGGGAAAAACCAAGCTTAAGAGCCATGTTGTCTGCTGTCTTAAAGCCGATACCACGGATTTCATAAGCCAGTTCATAAGGATTTTCGCTTATTTTGCTGACAGACTGTGCGCCGTAGAGATTAAAAATTTTGGCGGCATAAGTAGGCGGCACATCATGGGTATGCAGAAAAAGAATGAGATTCTTGATCTCACGCTGAGAGGACCAAGACTCTTTGATATCTTCAAGCTTTTTCTTTGAGATACCTTTAATCTTGAGCAGTTTCTCAGGTTCATCGTCCAGAATATCGAGAACATCGACCCCGAATTCCTTGACCATATCGGTTGCGATTGATTCACCAACGCCTTTGATTGATGACGATTTCAAGAAACGGATAACCCCGGCTTCGGTTGCCGGACGGATTCTTTCATAATAATCCGCCTCAAATTGGCGGCCGAATTTGGGATGCTGTTTCCAGCGGCCGTGCAGTTCAACGGATTCTCCGGGAGTCAAGGACCCCAGAACTCCTACAACTGTTATCTGCGAAGCCTCGTCCTTGGAAGAAACACGGGCGACAATGTAACCGTTCTCTTCATTGTGATAAACAACCGTGCGAACTTCGCCGGTAAGCGTATCTGACATCAATTTGTCCTATATAGGCCTCCGGCGGCCTCGCGGGGGCGTGATTTTGATGCGCTATCGCGCTTTACAAGAATAAAAGATTTCGCCTCCGGCGGCTTAAACCATTTTGATTCGCCACGTCCTGTGGCTCCCCCTACGGGGCGTTGCCTTGTTGGCAAAGTCCAAATCCGTTTTCCTGCGGATTTGTTACAAAATGGTTTAAGAATCCCAAAACGTTTCAACAGTTTTAGGCAGGAAAAAACTCGGAAAGAGGTGCCTTCATAGTAAATTACAGTTTCTGCCTGTATTCCAATGACTGGCGAAGCGTTTCCTTGTCGGTGTACTTAACTTCCGATCCTATGGGGATGCCCTGCGCGAGGCGGGACAATTCCACATCCGGAAATTTACTTTCGACCATATTCTTAATGAATGAAGCAGTGGCTTCGGCATCAATAGTTGCGCCCAATGCAAGAATAAGTTCCTTGACTTCGCCCTTGGCAAGACGTTCTTCAAGCTTCTGGAATTCCAGCTGCTGCGGAGTCACCCCGTCGAGTGGGGAGAGCAACCCGCCCAGCACAAGGTAATAACCGCGATAAAGCCCCATTTCCTCGATAGCAAGCAGAGAATCCCATTCCGAAACAAGGCAAAGCTTGTCATGCTCACGCTTGGGATCAGAACAGATCTTACAGGGACATGTATCAGTAATGCTCGCACACTGCTCACAGATACAAAGTTTTTCACGCAGATCAATTACGCTCTGCCCGATGCCGGCAACCTTTTCTTTAGGCATCTTCAGCATGGTAAGAGCAATACGCAGCGCGGACTTGGGGCCAAGACCGGGAAGTTTTGCCAGTTCCTGTGCAACAACCCGTAACGGCTCAGGTAAATTATCCATCAAGAAGCCTCCGACGGCTCGCCGAGGGCCCAAAAACCATTAAAAAATGTTTCTCCGGGCTCTCCTAAAACTTTTAATAGGCTTCGCGTCTGTTTGTTATACAAACCGACCATAAAACCCACCGCCCACGCACAAAAATGCGCAGGTAAGAAATTTGCTGAATTTGCCCCAATCATACATCTCCAGCGGCGAGGCCCTATCAAAACTTTTTGAAGGGAGGGGTCTGGATAAGGGAAACTTTTGCAAAAGTTTCCCTTACCCAGCCGCCGGAGGCATAAAATAATTTAGAACATGCCGGGAATGTTCATACCGCCGGTGATGGCAGACATTTCGGACTCCATCATGGCTTTAGCCTTTTTATTGGCGTCGTTAACAGCAGCAAGTACGAGATCCTGAATCATTTCAACGTCACCGGATTCAACGATGGTGGGGTCGATTTTGATTTCGAGCACTTCGGAAGAACCGTTAACTTTAACGTTAACCATTCCGCCACCTGCGGAGCTTTCAACTTCGCGAGTTTTAAGATCTTCCTGCAGAGCTGTCATTTTACGCTGCATAACCTGAGCCTGACGTACGAGATCGTTCATACCTTTCATTATATTACTCCTTGAAATAACAAACTTATTATTTGAACCACAAACAACCGGACAAATTCCGGCTGCTACTAAATATCTTTACGCGGATCAATGGAAATAATGCTTGCCCCGAAGGACTCCATTACCCTTTTCACATCCGGATGGGCTTCCACCTCATCACGAATTTCCTGCCTGCTTTTACGTTTGCCCTTCTTGCCGTTTGCAACTTCCAGTTCAATATCAGAACCGAAATATTCAGACACAAGCCGTTCGACAACCCCACGGGTTTCCCGCCCGGCCACCTGCCCCTGATGAAAAGAGTTGGCACAGGTCAGGACCAACTTACCGTCAATCAGTTCTCCCTTGCACTTGTTCAGACCGGAGATGGAATCGTTTCCACTATCGGCAACGAATTTCAGGAACCCCTCAAAATCGCGCGGCCCGCTTACCGAAGCCGGAAATGACGGCTTTGGCGGTGCTGGCTCTGGAACACGAGTCAGAACAGGAGCGGAATTCGGAGCCGGATTCTCGGATTCAGGTACAGGAAGTTGTGTTTCTATGCCGGAGAAAGAACCTGCCGCGTCAGGGAGAGAGGAATCATCAGATCCCATCTCATTAACGGAACGCTTGCCAGCCGGAGCGCCGGACTCGGTGCGGCCCATTGGACGCCCGTTGGCAGGTATACCATGCGGCGCCATGCCTTGATTCTGAGGCGAGATCTGTTGCTGCTGCGGCGGCTGCATATTCTGCTGCCCACTGCTCTGCCACGGCGGAGTCTGTCCGCTCTGCGGTCCCATGGAGGACTGTCTGGGAGGATTCTGCTGCGTCGGCGGAGCTTGCGGCGCGCCCTGATTGGAGGGAGCTGCGGACGCAAGCGCCCCGGCCCGCTCCATGGAAATCAGATCGGTCAGGCTGGCCATGTTCAGCAACAACAATTCAAGAGCCATGGCCGGTTCAAGGCTGGTCATAACCCTGCGCTGCCCGTCCACGGTCATCTGCCAGCAGGCATGGATAAAAGACCGATCAAAAGTCTGCGCCCACTTCATGAATTCAGCTGCTTCTTCGGAAGAAAGACCGAGCAACGGAATTGCACGCTCACCGGACTGGTTGAGCAGGAACATATTCCGCCAGCAGTTGCCTAATTCACGAATAAAAAAACCAAGATCAAGTCCACGGCCGAGAACCTGCTGCACAGTTTCGCCAACAGCAACAAGATCACGAGCATGAATTGCCTGCATGAGCGAAAAAAAGACATCGCGTCCAGCAAGTCCGAGAATGGACCGGACGTCACCTTCGAGCAGTTTCTCGCTGCCAAGAGCCAGAACCTGTCCCAGAAGGGACATGGAGTCACGCACACTGCCAGCGCCGCGTTTGGCGATAAGGTCGATGGCGCCCTGCTCGAATTCTATCTGCTCCATATTCAGGATATTTGAAAGATGCGCAGTCAGTTCATCGTTGGTCAGCATCTTGAAAGCATAATGCTGGCAGCGGCTGATGATGGTGGCCGGGAATTTGTGGGTTTCCGTGGTCGCCATGATGAAAGTTGCATGCGGCGGCGGCTCTTCTAGGGTTTTCAGCAGGGCGTTAAAAGCCTGCACGGTGAGCATATGCGCTTCATCGATGATGAAAACCTTGTAACGAAACTCTATCGGCGCATAACCGATATCTTCCTTGAGTCTGCGCGCATCGTCGACCTTACCATGTGACGCGGCATCAATCTCGACCACATCAACACCTATGCCTGCGGTTATCTGGCGGCAGTTATCACATACGTTGCAGGGTTCGGCGGTAGGTGCGTTCTTGCAGTTAAGCGCCTTGGCGAAAATTCTGGCAATAGTGGTCTTGCCAACGCCCCGTGTTCCGCTGAAAAGATACGCGGGAGCGACCTTGTCCTGTGCCGCAGCACGGGAAAGGATAGTT
Above is a genomic segment from Maridesulfovibrio sp. containing:
- the recR gene encoding recombination mediator RecR, giving the protein MDNLPEPLRVVAQELAKLPGLGPKSALRIALTMLKMPKEKVAGIGQSVIDLREKLCICEQCASITDTCPCKICSDPKREHDKLCLVSEWDSLLAIEEMGLYRGYYLVLGGLLSPLDGVTPQQLEFQKLEERLAKGEVKELILALGATIDAEATASFIKNMVESKFPDVELSRLAQGIPIGSEVKYTDKETLRQSLEYRQKL
- a CDS encoding YbaB/EbfC family nucleoid-associated protein, with translation MKGMNDLVRQAQVMQRKMTALQEDLKTREVESSAGGGMVNVKVNGSSEVLEIKIDPTIVESGDVEMIQDLVLAAVNDANKKAKAMMESEMSAITGGMNIPGMF
- the dnaX gene encoding DNA polymerase III subunit gamma/tau → MSTSNLTAKYRPQTFGEVAGQEAVKTILSRAAAQDKVAPAYLFSGTRGVGKTTIARIFAKALNCKNAPTAEPCNVCDNCRQITAGIGVDVVEIDAASHGKVDDARRLKEDIGYAPIEFRYKVFIIDEAHMLTVQAFNALLKTLEEPPPHATFIMATTETHKFPATIISRCQHYAFKMLTNDELTAHLSNILNMEQIEFEQGAIDLIAKRGAGSVRDSMSLLGQVLALGSEKLLEGDVRSILGLAGRDVFFSLMQAIHARDLVAVGETVQQVLGRGLDLGFFIRELGNCWRNMFLLNQSGERAIPLLGLSSEEAAEFMKWAQTFDRSFIHACWQMTVDGQRRVMTSLEPAMALELLLLNMASLTDLISMERAGALASAAPSNQGAPQAPPTQQNPPRQSSMGPQSGQTPPWQSSGQQNMQPPQQQQISPQNQGMAPHGIPANGRPMGRTESGAPAGKRSVNEMGSDDSSLPDAAGSFSGIETQLPVPESENPAPNSAPVLTRVPEPAPPKPSFPASVSGPRDFEGFLKFVADSGNDSISGLNKCKGELIDGKLVLTCANSFHQGQVAGRETRGVVERLVSEYFGSDIELEVANGKKGKRKSRQEIRDEVEAHPDVKRVMESFGASIISIDPRKDI